The following coding sequences are from one Paenibacillus sp. JDR-2 window:
- a CDS encoding DUF4349 domain-containing protein has product MRIKRNGYMFLLVMIMAIALILGGCSSGSSNMNSAASTANSGAVVNRQPSDAKAEVQSENAAGSAEAPAAAVGGEAGGGSIGEIAADGTGAGLNQKLIYKANLTIEAVDFDKAATVLRNTIHQSGGYILQFQDGQYNGEKSSTYTIKVPAAGFMDFIDRLNGIEHKKFERQISGTDVTEEYVDLQSRLKAQQAVEERLLAFMDKATKADDLVKFSEQLATVQENIERLKGRIRYLDNNVSYSTVELRLYQPDAKSESVEDGLGDKMSKALQDSVNAMITVLQGLLVFVAGALPILLLLVIIGLPVYWLRGKFRSRPKYQAPPRNLITPPVKEEDKEEDPNQPNG; this is encoded by the coding sequence ATGCGTATAAAAAGAAATGGGTACATGTTCTTGCTCGTGATGATTATGGCGATCGCACTAATTCTCGGAGGATGCTCATCAGGAAGCAGCAACATGAACTCGGCCGCATCAACGGCGAACAGCGGGGCGGTTGTCAATAGACAGCCCTCGGATGCCAAGGCGGAGGTCCAATCGGAGAACGCGGCAGGCTCTGCCGAAGCGCCTGCCGCGGCGGTAGGCGGTGAAGCGGGCGGAGGGTCTATTGGAGAGATTGCCGCTGACGGCACGGGAGCGGGCTTGAATCAAAAACTGATCTACAAAGCGAATTTAACGATAGAAGCCGTTGATTTCGATAAGGCGGCAACGGTACTCCGCAACACCATTCACCAGTCAGGCGGGTATATATTGCAATTCCAGGATGGGCAATACAACGGCGAGAAGAGCTCCACCTATACCATCAAAGTGCCGGCGGCAGGTTTTATGGATTTTATCGACCGTCTTAACGGTATCGAGCATAAGAAGTTTGAGCGGCAGATCAGCGGCACGGACGTGACGGAGGAGTACGTGGACCTGCAGTCGCGTCTGAAAGCACAGCAGGCAGTGGAGGAAAGGTTGCTTGCCTTTATGGATAAGGCGACAAAAGCGGATGATCTGGTGAAGTTCTCCGAGCAGCTTGCGACGGTTCAGGAAAATATCGAACGATTAAAGGGGCGGATTCGCTACCTGGATAACAACGTTTCTTATTCGACGGTTGAGCTCAGGCTCTATCAGCCAGACGCGAAGTCGGAGTCGGTGGAAGACGGTCTTGGCGATAAAATGTCTAAAGCTTTGCAAGACAGCGTAAACGCCATGATCACCGTACTTCAGGGGCTGCTTGTTTTTGTTGCCGGTGCTCTGCCGATTCTGCTGCTGCTTGTTATTATCGGGCTGCCGGTATACTGGCTGCGCGGCAAATTCCGCTCCAGGCCGAAATATCAGGCTCCGCCAAGGAACCTTATAACGCCTCCGGTCAAAGAAGAGGATAAGGAAGAAGATCCAAATCAGCCAAACGGTTAA